The Nematostella vectensis chromosome 11, jaNemVect1.1, whole genome shotgun sequence nucleotide sequence CAACTTGTCAATATTTACTTTGGGTTTCTTAGATATTCTGTGCTGTAGGGTCAGTAGAGTtagaaaatatgtttttttttaaaaggtttGCTGCTACACTAAATCAGTTATTGCCTGTATTCAATAGCAATTCTAAAGAATACacaattgttttcttttgactTGACTGAAACTGCAACACACACAATGACTGTCGTTCGGCCCGAAAGTTACAGTAGCTTTCTCATAAGAACGCCTTCCATCTCGAATTAGAACACTTACCACTTCCTTGTCATCTTTCCTTCATTCCTACACTGATTTTTCCATATTTCATCTTCTTTAACAACATCACATCTAGCGTATTCTCTCTCGGAAAATGTTCTTGGTGGAGCAGATTTTACGCGCTCCTTCAAGCTTTTCGGCGTACACTTCTCGTGGTACATACTCGGGTTTGTAGGAGTATTTCTCCATGTTGCTTCAGGAAAGCGGTACCCCGCTGAAGTTGCTCTCAACCTTGCTTGGGCAGAAGACATTGTGATAGATTTTACGGCTTCAAGGGTCAAAATTAGTAATAATACCGATGTAAACGCCGACAGGGTTTCTAAAACAAACCTCAGCACCGTGCCTTTTGAATTTGAGGTAAAAGTCATGTGACCTTTCAGCTGCCCTGTGGTGTTGCGTAGCAACGAGTGAATAACCTTAGACTCCCAATATTACAAATACAAAAGTAATCTCTCGTAAGGCAAGTGAATGAAGAACagaggcggatctagcttttcgctaaagggggggagggggttggctcagtgacaaaggggggaaaGCGATTTtctttgttacatatggctttctggcagcccaaggggggggggggggggttaaacctccccctagatccgatACTGTTAGAATGTAATAAACTCGGTGACACGAACCGCAGTGCATAGGTAAAAAGGGGTTAAAAAATGCCCGAAGCCAATTACCTccctggtacccagggtagacGCCGATTAGCCAGGgatacattcttttttataaCAGAACGTCTTATTTTAAGTTGAGGcggggccgttcttatttttggagcattaaAATATTCTGAACGATGTTCTTGAATTTTAGATTCCACTTAGCCACAAAGAATATTCTTCCCCCTCCCACCTCCCCCCTTGGGCTGGCCTGGATTCCAAATGGAATGGAGCTCGAAAGCAGCTCGAAAGCTCGAAAAATGTCTCAAATAGTGTTTACTCATACCCTTTTTCCTGCCAAGCTTCTGTTATTTTATCTGTTCAACACAGTACCGATGaaacttattttcttttcagggaccttctcaacaaactaaagatggtcacagtaactgttttaCTCTTCTTATTAcgagtcataaagtttacgaaatttattagttttcttatatggaactgaccgcgtttggcaaaacgCGGCTGAGTTGTTGTATGTCCGCAATTTTGAAAGCAGATAATAAACATGCGAACAAAAAAAAGGGCTGGACACTctagcctccctcgcagggGTTTTTCCACAGATTTTCCTtacatttcttgttattttttggcaaaatatctgaaaatagggggggggcactCGGCCCAACCCTAGATCCACACCCCCAGGGCCCCACAGATACAGTAACATATTCTCAGGGCCTAACGAATGGCGGTAGATTTGAAAGTCATTTATGCAAGGGAATGTCAAGAATGTTtggataatgatgattttACCTTAGGATCAAAATCCTTCAAAAATTCCCAGTTTTCTTCCCTGTAGAGAAAATGAAAGGATATTAGTGCCATTGTGCTTCAGAAATTGAATaaaatttaattaatttaaaaattaagtattattagtattattaaTGTCTCAAATAGTGTTTACTCATACCCTTTTTCCTGCCAAGCTTCTGTTATTTTATCTGTTCAACACAGTATCGATGaaacttattttcttttcagggaccttctcaacaaactaaagatggtcacagtaactgttttaCTCTTCTTATTAcgagtcataaagtttacgaaatttattagttttcttatatggaactgaccgcgtttggcaaaacgCGGCTGAGTTGTTGTATGTCCGCAATTTTGAAAGCAGATAATAAACATGCGAACAAAAAAAAGGGCTGGACACTctagcctccctcgcagggGTTTTTACGCAGCGAGCAGGCGAGCGACGCCTGCCTAAAACGCCTGCTAGGGAGGCTATAAACACTCGGTCTAGCGAATGATTTTAAGGTGAAGAAAGATATAAGCAAAAATTGCATTGATTTTATGTGCCTGCATTGTTCttcatttatttctttttatgaaaaatgcGAGTTTTCTGGTCTCTTCTTTGTGGTCCGTCAAGCTTTTATTTTGTTGGGCGTTTTTCTTATGAATCTCAGTCTGAAAATATTAAAGAATCAGTCATTTGTATTATAAAtacactattttttatttattttacagtGATTTGCTTTTGGTCTATTTTCCGGTCAACAAGCTTTTGCCGTTTACTTCGGTAAGAAGTCGGAAAACCGAAGCATTACCGAACTGTAGCATTACGCAATACACGGGAGGAAATGGTGAAATAGTCTTACCCCCCTCTTAGGAGAAGAGATAAATTGTTCTGGTGACATGTGACCGGCCTCTTTCTTCATTCACTCCCGCAAGGCTATAGGTGAGGTTTTTAGATGCGGCGAAGTCTCACATTTTTATCTAGAAATACTTCGTTGAAAATCAGGCCATCCTCACTTCACATTGTTCGAAACATATCGAAgagttattttattatacttTAAATCGAATATTACCAAAGATTCATTCATATTTGGTCGGCAAAATTGGTTCGTATTTTACAAAATCCCTCTCTCGCTTAGATCACTCTCGCTCCCGTTAGTACGTTCCAAAGTTTCTTTTTGCTATTTCATGTCATCACATAACTCATTTAGCTAAAACCAGAGTTATTCATCTACTATATATCATATTTTAAGTGTTAAATGCGTCGAAGTTTCGCTCCGCGTAACTTCTTGGCAAGCCACTATATTTTGCGTGTGACGTGTTCGTTTTCAGTCTCTGTTGCTCCTCGTGTCTTCTGGTCATTTCGACGATTCTCTCCGTATTTGGACGGTTAAGTGTTTTCAGTATTCTACTTATAActtctggtgttttttttccccAAAGTCCTGAGTGTTAAACCAACCAACCACCATGCCAAAGGAAAAGATCCATATTAACATCGTCGTTATCGGCCACGTCGACTCCGGTAAATCTACCACCACCGGCCATCTCATCTACAAATGTGGTGGTATCGACAAGCGAACCATCGAGAAGTTCGAGAAGGAATCCAGCGAGGTATTATGCTTTTCTTCATGTCTGCTGTTTATGTCAAAATTGAAGTTTGAGTTGTCTTGTAcacataaaatatatttcctCTTTAAACTGAGCAAAAAGCGTACTGATCAGACTAAAAAAGAGAAATTGTCGCTAAATCCTACACGGAAACCTGAAACACGAGGTGGCAATGAATAACTAAAGTCACCAATCTATCTCGGTGACTCATGCATTAGTTATCCTGTTGTGTGCCCATGTGAAttaattcttttattttggtTTCACATCCAAAACCTAAAATATGAGGTCCAAAATTTGTTAAATgtttttaacacattgacccctcaaccggcctgtaccggcttcgggaagtacccacaaccaaaaaattcataaatgcaaaataaacaacaagataaagatactcaggcatcagtctaagggataaatggtcttgcagatatgcatccaaccaaggtgttggcatctactcttaagccaaataatagtacaggttctttgacaaatctcaaatcaaacaaggagagaaaagcagaatcacccctctcaataaaacgctcaaaataccacacaagggagagagatcagcaaacacagctcaagacacaaatagatacctttattctgatcctccaggtacatttccatggcctcaaaacacaatgtccactccttgaaggcttgtacaaccacgaagatgtctttacgtattgcaaaacattctgggagatccaggggaaaattcatgaggggagggccagtcaacactcctctccccaaagtcagatgatTTTtgataagtcttttcaccccgaagccaaacaaataattccaggtcatacagacccagaatagcagtgtaaacaattttggaatcaatttggtttaagaaaagacagcatttaggggagatgtggtgattcattagaaaattatattctcatccaggcaaagccaaacaagaaaaaatcatcataaatccacctttccttgcaaatatccataagcaaagcactcaattatgcctcagtagacttcatgatgtcctgagacactctcctaatatgctcatagctgtatttttgatgaaaaatacaagcaaccatcaacttgtgctggcttcagcacaacgacgagggattaaaagtggggactgcaaagcactgttggaaagcttggctACTGCTGACaagtgcagctgtgtttgacgggctgtataaaactcagaataggggggaggtatctgttttcagtctgttttttgtaaattcagctaaaaaaaaagccaggagtcaatgggttaaatcCATTTTCTTTCATCAGGAGTTAGTAATACCACCCTTGCACATGTTTATTGACTATACAATAAGCCAATTTTACTGTCAAGTACTCTCACATGTGCAAATACCAGCATATTTGTTCTGATGTATGGACAATTCTCAATATTCTCCAACTATAACTTCCTTTTTCTAGATGGGCAAAGGCTCCTTCAAGTATGCTTGGGTTCTTGACAAGCTGAAAGCTGAGCGTGAACGTGGTATCACCATTGACATTGCCCTGTGGAAGTTCGAGACCTTAAAATATTATGTCACCGTCATTGATGCACCTGGACACCGTGACTTCATCAAGAACATGATCACTGGAACATCACAGGTAAGTTGTAAAACTGTAGGACTGCTATTAAGATCTGCCTTGTAGCTGTGAGCCTGGTTCCCAGGCGGAGGTTAGTATTAATTCAGGGATAAATATGGCTATCGGGGAATTTGATGGGGTAagaactttatttaacactgGATTCACATTAACCTGCTTTCAAGAAGCAAATAGAAGCGAATCGATTAACTGGCTTATTGAAAGTACAGACAGAAATTTTAAGCTCAGTCCCAACAGTATTATAGGAagattgcattgtttttttattttatttttctaggcTGATTGTGCAGTGCTTATTATTGCCTCTGGTACTGGTGAGTTTGAGGCTGGCATCTCTAAGAATGGACAGACACGTGAGCATGCCCTTCTTGCTTACACCCTTGGTGTAAAGCAGATGCTCGTCTGCGCAAACAAAATGGACAGTA carries:
- the LOC5504417 gene encoding uncharacterized protein C2orf50 is translated as MTFTSNSKGTVLRFVLETLSAFTSVLLLILTLEAVKSITMSSAQARLRATSAGYRFPEATWRNTPTNPSMYHEKCTPKSLKERVKSAPPRTFSEREYARCDVVKEDEIWKNQCRNEGKMTRKWEENWGFLKDFDPKGRPKPKKELPAEVSVFSKQSPNTTNQNIGRRVKSAPARSMQRLERLTDYRIRRNKELFISE